A genomic stretch from Lysobacter soyae includes:
- a CDS encoding SDR family NAD(P)-dependent oxidoreductase: MGFSVRGCDVLVTGAAMGMGRLFALRAAKEGARSVILWDIDSAKLAIVAEEIRALAVIAKPMQVDVSDADAVANAARSVLDECGGLDFLINNAGVVRGKPFWEHDVDADIKFTMNINAVAPMVITRQFIRAMMAQDGKSRRILNIASAAATVSNPRMSVYASSKWAVLGWSDSLRLELEQVGDSLLKVTTFCPTYVGTGMFAGARGPLLTPIITPEAAVDAAWRAMIAGKPIKYMPWTTTLGTVLKGLLPVRAWDFVAGRVFGVYRSMDHFTGRADPPD; this comes from the coding sequence GTGCGTGGGTGCGACGTGCTGGTCACGGGCGCGGCAATGGGGATGGGTCGTTTGTTTGCCCTGCGCGCCGCAAAAGAAGGGGCGCGAAGTGTCATTCTTTGGGACATCGATTCGGCGAAGCTTGCGATCGTGGCCGAAGAAATCCGTGCGTTGGCCGTCATCGCCAAACCGATGCAAGTGGACGTCTCGGATGCTGATGCTGTCGCGAACGCGGCACGCAGCGTGCTTGACGAATGTGGCGGGTTGGATTTTTTGATCAACAATGCCGGCGTGGTGCGCGGTAAACCGTTTTGGGAGCATGACGTCGACGCGGACATCAAGTTCACCATGAATATCAATGCAGTGGCCCCGATGGTGATCACCCGGCAGTTCATTCGGGCGATGATGGCGCAAGACGGCAAGTCGCGCCGCATTCTGAACATCGCTTCGGCGGCGGCGACGGTATCCAATCCGCGAATGAGTGTGTATGCGTCTTCGAAATGGGCGGTGTTGGGTTGGAGCGATTCGTTGCGCCTTGAATTGGAACAAGTGGGCGATTCGCTGCTCAAGGTCACAACGTTTTGTCCCACTTATGTCGGGACCGGTATGTTTGCGGGCGCCCGAGGGCCTTTGCTAACGCCGATCATCACGCCCGAGGCGGCCGTCGATGCGGCGTGGCGTGCCATGATTGCCGGAAAGCCCATCAAGTACATGCCGTGGACCACGACGCTTGGCACCGTTCTCAAAGGACTGCTGCCGGTGCGCGCTTGGGATTTTGTCGCGGGTCGCGTCTTCGGCGTCTATCGCTCCATGGATCATTTCACCGGTCGTGCCGATCCGCCGGA